The following are encoded together in the Argopecten irradians isolate NY chromosome 5, Ai_NY, whole genome shotgun sequence genome:
- the LOC138323839 gene encoding eukaryotic translation initiation factor 3 subunit B-like: MAAEKGDHESRRHRKSDSHSHDGSRNEEEEEPDFSDPEDFVDDLSNDEVLVDLMRSKPKETDGIDSVIVVDNVPQVGVERQEKLKNVISKLFTKFGKIVTEFYPMENDKTKGYIFLEYTSPMHAMEAVKTANGYKLDKQHTFSVNLFSDFVKYGDLADEWVPPTRQPFKDVGNLRYFLQEPDCVDQYSVIYEGGERTAIFKNTSREPTVIEERARWTETYVRWSPQGNFLATFHGKGNALWGGEKFDQIMRFSHTGVQLIDFSPCERYLVTFSPVPSNPEDPTAIIIWDIRTGQKKRGFNCETQSTWPIFKWSHDGSYFARISRDTLSVYETPSFGLLDKKSLKINGIRDFTWSPTDNIIAYWVPEEQNVPARVTLIQIPNRKELCVKNLFNVADCKMHWQKNGDYLCVKVDRYSKAKKVDEKDQYKYSGLYYNFELFRIREKQIPVDKIEVKENVMAFAWEPTGNKFAFIHGEGSRISVSFYAIRTQGKVELLKTLERRTANHLFWSPTGQFIVLAGLRNMNGVLEFVDASDVTVMAQTEHFMATDVEWDPTGRYVVSAVSWWGHKVDNAFWIWSFQGRLLQKQPLDRFCQLLWRPRPASLLSSDAIKSIKKNMKKYTEQFEMIDRLRQSNVSTELLEKRRALMAEYERFRDNKTEEYEEMRERRIELRNGIDTDECYEEEYDEETVEFLLSVEETIVEE; encoded by the exons atggcggctgaaAAAGGCGACCACGAGTCGCGAAGACATAGAAAATCGGACTCGCATAGTCATGATGGTTCCCGAAACGAAGAAGAAGAAGAACCTGATTTCAGTGACCCTGAAGATTTTGTAGATGACTTATCAAATGATG AGGTGCTGGTAGATCTGATGCGCTCCAAGCCAAAGGAGACTGATGGAATAGACAGTGTCATTGTTGTGGATAACGTCCCTCAAGTGGGAGTAGAGAGGCAAGAGAAGCTGAAAAATGTCATCAGTAAACTGTTCACTAAGTTTGGTAAAATTGTCACAGAGTTTTACCCAATGGAGAATGATAAAACAAAAGG atatattttCCTCGAGTATACATCTCCTATGCATGCTATGGAAGCTGTCAAAACTGCAAATGGTTACAAATTGGACAAGCAACACACTTTTTCTGTCAACTTATTCTCAGACTTTGTGAA ATATGGAGATTTAGCAGATGAATGGGTACCACCAACAAGACAGCCTTTCAAAGATGTG GGTAATTTAAGATACTTTCTCCAAGAACCTGACTGTGTTGACCAATACAGTGTGATTTATGAAGGTGGTGAACGGACGGCCATATTCAAAAACACATCGAGGGAGCCAACAGTTATAGAAGAGAGAGCG AGATGGACAGAAACATATGTTCGCTGGTCTCCTCAAGGAAACTTCCTGGCCACGTTTCACGGAAAAGGAAATGCTTTGTGGGGAGGAGAAAAGTTTGATCAGATCATGAGGTTCAGTCACACTGGGGTTCAACTCATTGACTTCTCTCCATGTGAAAG GTACCTTGTCACCTTCAGTCCTGTCCCCAGTAATCCTGAGGATCCCACAGCCATCATTATCTGGGACATCCGTACTGGACAGAAGAAACGAGGATTCAACTGTGAAACACAGTCCACCTGGCCTATTTTCAA GTGGAGTCATGATGGAAGCTATTTTGCCAGAATCAGTAGGGACACCCTAAGTGTTTATGAGACCCCA TCCTTTGGTCTGTTAGATAAAAAAAGTCTGAAGATCAATGGAATTAG AGATTTTACCTGGTCTCCCACCGACAATATAATTGCTTACTGGGTACCTGAGGAACAGAATGTTCCGGCTCGTGTGACGCTCATCCAAATACCTAACAGGAAGGAACTATGTGTGAAAAACTTGTTCAATGTGGCAGACTGTAAAATGCACTGGCAGAAAAATGGCGACTATCTTTGTGTGAAAGTCGACCGTTACTCTAAAGCCAAGAAAGTGGACGAGAAAGACCAGTACAAGTATAGC GGTTTGTATTACAACTTTGAATTGTTCCGAATCCGAGAAAAGCAGATTCCTGTGGACAAAATAGAAGTAAAAG aaaatgtGATGGCTTTTGCTTGGGAGCCAACTGGAAATAAATTTGCATTTATCCACGGAGAAGGTTCCAGGATTTCAGTTTCATTCTATGCGATACGTACACAAGGAAAGGTAGAACTGCTGA AAACTTTGGAGAGAAGAACAGCCAACCACCTATTCTGGAGTCCGACAGGCCAATTCATTGTGTTAGCTGGTTTGCGCAA tATGAATGGAGTGTTGGAGTTTGTGGATGCCTCTGATGTGACCGTGATGGCACAGACAGAACATTTCATGGCTACAGATGTGGAGTGGGATCCCACAGGACGATATGTAGTGTCTGCTGTCAGCTGGTGGGGACACAAG GTGGACAATGCCTTTTGGATTTGGTCTTTTCAAGGCCGTTTGTTACAGAAGCAGCCATTGGACAGGTTCTGTCAATTGCTATGGAGACCCAGGCCTGCTTCTCTTTTATCCAGTGATGCTATAAAG TCCATTAAGAAAAACATGAAGAAATACACTGAGCAGTTCGAGATGATTGACAGACTTCGTCAATCCAATGTTTCCACT GAACTGTTGGAGAAACGTCGTGCCCTGATGGCTGAGTACGAAAGATTCCGCGACAATAAGACGGAGGAGTATGAAGAGATGAGGGAGAGGAGAATAGAGCTTCGTAATG GCATTGATACAGATGAATGCTACGAGGAGGAATATGATGAGGAGACGGTCGAATTTTTGTTATCTGTCGAAGAGACCATCGTAGAGGAGTAG